In one Streptomyces venezuelae genomic region, the following are encoded:
- a CDS encoding polyprenyl synthetase family protein, producing MVNEKTLEAESGSQELSAAARRTTEELLQKMERRLSSFLASERRVWGAADERAGGAVDAVAGLVAAGGKRIRPAFCITGYLAAGGDPGNPGIVAAAAAVEMLHASGLIHDDIIDASSHRRGLPTVHAKHSALHESRAWQGESRRFGEGVALLVGDLALVYSDQLMSQAPPSVIPVWSKLRSEVMIGQYMDMTAAAEFSVDPDLSRWIALIKSGHYTIHRPLVVGASAAGRADLAPAFEKYGEAVGEAFQLRDDLLDAFGDSADTGKPAGLDFSQHKMTLLLGWAMQRDERIHQLITEPGHTPDEVRRRLVDTGVLDDVEKHISALVEQGCRAIDDVPIDPVWRSELTRMANRVAYRTA from the coding sequence ATGGTTAACGAAAAGACCCTCGAGGCCGAATCGGGCAGCCAGGAATTGTCCGCCGCCGCGCGCCGCACCACCGAGGAACTGCTGCAGAAAATGGAGCGGCGGCTGAGCTCGTTCCTGGCGTCCGAGCGCCGGGTGTGGGGGGCCGCGGACGAGCGGGCGGGCGGCGCGGTCGACGCGGTCGCCGGCCTGGTCGCGGCCGGCGGCAAGCGCATCCGGCCCGCGTTCTGCATCACCGGCTACCTCGCCGCCGGCGGCGACCCGGGCAACCCCGGCATCGTGGCGGCCGCCGCCGCCGTGGAGATGCTGCACGCCTCCGGCCTCATCCACGACGACATCATCGACGCCTCCAGCCACCGGCGCGGCCTGCCCACCGTGCACGCCAAGCACTCCGCGCTGCACGAGAGCCGGGCCTGGCAGGGCGAGTCACGCCGGTTCGGTGAGGGCGTGGCCCTGCTGGTGGGGGATCTGGCCCTGGTCTACTCCGACCAGCTGATGTCCCAGGCGCCGCCCTCGGTCATCCCGGTGTGGAGCAAGCTGCGCTCGGAGGTGATGATCGGCCAGTACATGGACATGACCGCGGCCGCCGAGTTCTCCGTCGACCCCGACCTCTCCCGCTGGATCGCCCTGATCAAGTCCGGCCACTACACCATCCACCGGCCCCTGGTGGTGGGGGCGAGCGCGGCCGGCCGCGCCGATCTGGCCCCCGCCTTCGAGAAGTACGGCGAGGCGGTGGGCGAGGCCTTCCAGCTCCGCGACGACCTGCTGGACGCCTTCGGGGACTCCGCGGACACCGGCAAGCCCGCCGGCCTCGACTTCAGCCAGCACAAGATGACACTGCTGCTGGGCTGGGCGATGCAGCGCGACGAACGCATCCACCAGCTGATCACCGAGCCCGGCCACACCCCCGACGAGGTCCGCCGGCGCCTGGTGGACACCGGGGTGCTCGACGACGTCGAGAAGCACATCAGCGCCCTGGTCGAGCAGGGCTGCCGGGCCATCGACGACGTGCCCATCGACCCGGTCTGGCGCAGCGAACTGACCCGCATGGCCAACCGCGTCGCCTACCGCACCGCCTGA